One stretch of Anabrus simplex isolate iqAnaSimp1 chromosome 3, ASM4041472v1, whole genome shotgun sequence DNA includes these proteins:
- the LOC136867050 gene encoding UDP-glucosyltransferase 2 isoform X2: MRDVGPVDQEYIYHDVFYDIVDYQLSSPQVQALIKSNPKFDLVVSEKLFFPAYYGLVHHVGSPPVVSVISFGGKSVHHSTIGNPSNPSYIPDVLTYTSDHMNFWERLYNTYVNVKLHYIWHYYILPRQEVLLRKHFGSAPPPVAVSDFNDSLLILCNHWSLGYPKPMLPNVLEVTGLHVETKRKPLPKDIKSFFDGAKHGVVYFSLGSNVRSENLPKEIVQQILQAFSEIPQRVLWKWEADTLPGLPANVMLKKWLPQQDILAHPNIRVFITQGGLQSFQEAAYHGVPLIAIPFMADQPYNAAKYIAAKIGVKLEVKDLTKGNLLEAIGKVVNDSSYRDNMKKFSAVFREEMEPSLDRAIWWIEYVLRHNGARHLRSAALDLAWYQYLLLDVIAFVAVAVLAAALVSYLIVKKIFSFIKSYFSSPKLKKN; this comes from the exons GTCCAACCCCAAGTTCGACCTCGTGGTTTCGGAGAAGTTGTTTTTCCCAGCGTACTATGGATTGGTTCATCATGTTGGTTCTCCGCCAGTTGTGTCAGTAATTTCATTCGGAGGGAAATCTGTTCATCACAGTACGATTGGAAACCCTTCCAATCCTTCATACATTCCAGATGTACTGACTTACACTTCGGATCATATGAACTTCTGGGAGCGTCTGTATAACACCTACGTGAACGTTAAATTGCATTACATCTGGCACTACTACATACTACCGAGGCAAGAAGTACTGCTGAGGAAACACTTTGGCTCAGCTCCTCCGCCTGTAGCAGTGTCTGATTTCAACGACAGTTTACTAATCCTCTGTAACCACTGGAGTTTGGGCTACCCCAAGCCAATGCTCCCTAATGTGCTAGAGGTCACCGGATTGCATGTTGAGACTAAGCGGAAACCTCTTCCGAAG GATATCAAGAGTTTCTTTGATGGTGCCAAGCATGGAGTAGTGTACTTCAGCCTGGGTTCCAATGTAAGGAGTGAAAATTTGCCCAAGGAAATAGTTCAGCAGATCCTCCAGGCTTTCTCTGAAATACCACAACGTGTTCTTTGGAAATGGGAGGCGGATACGTTGCCAGGGCTGCCAGCGAACGTCATGCTGAAAAAATGGTTACCTCAGCAAGATATATTAG CTCATCCGAACATACGAGTGTTTATCACCCAAGGAGGACTTCAGAGTTTTCAAGAAGCAGCCTATCACGGTGTGCCCCTCATAGCAATTCCATTCATGGCGGACCAGCCGTACAACGCTGCCAAATATATAGCTGCAAAGATCGGCGTCAAGTTGGAAGTGAAAGACCTCACAAAGGGGAATCTGTTGGAGGCCATCGGAAAGGTTGTTAACGACTCGAG TTACCGTGACAACATGAAGAAGTTCTCTGCCGTGTTTCGGGAGGAAATGGAACCCTCTCTGGACAGAGCCATCTGGTGGATAGAATATGTACTGAGGCATAACGGTGCTCGTCACTTAAGATCGGCAGCGTTGGATCTCGCCTGGTACCAGTATCTACTGCTGGATGTCATCGCCTTTGTCGCGGTGGCTGTTCTCGCTGCAGCCCTAGTCAGTTACCTGATCGTGaagaaaatattttcattcattaaAAGCTATTTTTCGTCGCCTAAATTGAAGAAAAACTAA